One window of Hypanus sabinus isolate sHypSab1 chromosome 10, sHypSab1.hap1, whole genome shotgun sequence genomic DNA carries:
- the LOC132401197 gene encoding immunoglobulin lambda-1 light chain-like: MAERVLVLAAFVSCLFTANAEMTLTPQSPSVSATPGRTVKITCTMSGGSIGSYYRSWYMQKPGSAPVFVLYDSSTRGSGIPDRFTGSMDSSNNQMHLTITNAQREDAADYYCGVRTGSSPYAFTFGGGTKLNFNSPRKPAVSVLRPSAEEIRGQGTATLVCLVSGFNPAAVNIEWTVDGSTRRNGVETSRIQQDADNTFSTSSYLTLPASDWNSHERYSCVVKHETQATPFQTNIARSSCM, translated from the exons ATGGCTGAAAGGGTCCTGGTACTTGCCGCGTTTGTGTCCTGTTTGTTCA CTGCAAACGCGGAGATGACTTTGACTCCTCAGTCTCCGTCCGTATCGGCAACTCCGGGTAGAACCGTGAAAATCACTTGTACCATGTCAGGGGGCAGCATCGGCAGCTACTACAGGAGCTGGTACATGCAGAAACCCGGCAGCGCCCCAGTTTTTGTGTTGTATGACAGCTCCACGAGAGGATCGGGAATTCCAGATCGATTCACCGGTTCCATGGACTCATCGAACAACCAAATGCATTTAACCATCACCAACGCTCAAAGGGAGGACGCCGCCGATTATTACTGTGGTGTCCGGACTGGTAGTAGCCCGTACGCATTCACCTTTGGGGGAGGAACCAAACTGAATTTCAACA GTCCGCGAAAACCCGCCGTATCCGTACTCCGACCGTCTGCGGAAGAAATTCGGGGACAGGGCACCGCCACACTGGTGTGTTTAGTGAGCGGGTTTAATCCGGCCGCTGTGAATATCGAGTGGACTGTGGACGGCAGTACGAGAAGGAATGGCGTTGAGACCAGCCGGATCCAGCAGGACGCCGACAACACGTTCAGTACGAGCAGTTACCTGACTCTGCCAGCCTCAGACTGGAACTCACACGAGCGTTACTCCTGCGTGGTTAAACACGAGACTCAGGCAACCCCATTTCAAACAAACATCGCGCGATCCAGCTGTATGTAA